The Puntigrus tetrazona isolate hp1 chromosome 13, ASM1883169v1, whole genome shotgun sequence genome contains the following window.
TTACTTGTTTATGATGTAGATTGAACTTGGTTTTGGAAACATTCCCTGATTTTGCTCCATACCGATCTCCCATTATATCTCAAAGGTGCTTTATAGGATGAAGATCTGGTGATGGTCAGCCGTGGGCACACTGTTGTAAATGTATGGACATGGTTAATAACAATACTAAGATATGCTGTGACATTTAAACAGTGCTCAGTAGGCACTAACAAgcccaaagtgtgccaagaaaattTCCCCAGCAGAAGCCTAAAGCATTAATACAAGACAAGATGCTTGCTTTCATGTTTAAACCAAATTCTAAACCATCTAAATTTCATCAGACAAAGCAATCCTTCTTTTATTGTCCAATTTTAATGAGctcatgtaatatatatatatatatatatatatatatatatatatatatatatatatatatatatatatatatatatataaaacacacacacacacacacacatatatatatatgtgtgtgtgtgtgtgtgtgtgtgtgtgtgcatgtgtgtaataCTGTGTGTATGCAAAAGTGGACAAATACTTAAATGATCTTTGTATAACTAATTTCTTAACAAGAACAACTTCAGCTGAACTCGATAAAAAAAAGGCATGTGCAACATCACTATGTaagtagtttatttttttacgttcaCTTCGGATACACAATTGCTGGAAACAATAGAGATTTCCTAAACACTGTTAAATTATAAACAGGTCGAGGAATTATTATCTGGCATCCAAACGCTTGCAGCCTGATACAGTATAGGGGTTTTCGACACCGAAAGCTGAAAAATGCTCTCTTCAAGAGACCTGGCATGGGCTGTTTAAGTTAGAGATTGCAGACATTGCAACACAGATGTGGGTTGAGAGGTCTGTTTAATGTACTGTTTTGTGGATAGATTCGGTTAGCAGCAGCCGTTAGATTGTACTGGCATGTCATAGGGAGATCACCGTGTTTCATAACGAAGCTCTTAAAAAGTCTTACATAACACAATAAGCAGTTTATCATTGCAACATATTCATATTCTCAAAAGTGTAACATCATGCCGTTAAACTGTTGGAACAtgtggaaatattttatttatctatcggTCACGCAGATCACCGTTCTTAACGGCTGGCGGTCTCATTGCAAAAATGCCTCATACGCCCtcaaaaaatgatttcttacAAATGCTGATAAAAAGCAGTTTGGTTGCATTTTTGAGTAAATGGCAAGTTTTTATTGCtcattttacttcaaaatgGCAAATACTGACAAAACAGCTTTTGATATTGCTCTTGTCTGTTAACCCAGtgcaaaggaaataaaaataatatcaatcatattatatcatatcatGTCATATCAtatttgaaaaagcattttatagCCACGGACTGTGACTGTGAGTCTTTGCTTGCACGTTTTCCatcttaatttttgtaattctgTCTACTATGGCTTGTCAGCACTAGCACAACCACAAATGATTCTGTCTTTATTACGTTggttgcttgtttgttttggaaTCGATATATTATTGAAGATAATTGTCatcaacattacatttttggtttatattttttaatcatctgGCTTCGTCTTTCAAACTTGATAAGTTCTTTTAATCTTTTAGAAACCTTAAGATCAGAGAATCAAAAATGAGTTGTCATGCAAAGAATAAGAAGCAAACAACcaggattttaaaataacactggtttaTGTGTAAAGTACCAGGGTCAGCTTTGTGTTAtgatgaaataatttaatacatattatttgtataatgcGTGTACTGGAAGAGAGAACTCGAAGAATGAACCTGACTTCATTGGGTTGTCTATTTCTATTGTCTATCGTATGATATTGCGTCTCCtcacaatgaatcatttaatagTGGTGTTGATGTcgtgtgtttaattaaaaatatatctagatttttaaatgaacaaataaacaagcaaaacaagAGTGAGTAGATATGTAGAAAAGGTTTTATTAATGAGAAAATAGTAATACATGTACcagtgaaaaagaaataaaatgttatgcaaaGGATTCTACAGCTTAAAAAAgctttctagtttttttttttttagttttgttttttttttactgggtCATTGTACTGTCAATCCACTCGGTGTAGTGGGAGATGATCGTGTAGAGTCCAGGCTTTTTGGTGGAGCCACATTTCTTTCCTCCGTTAGAGGTTATTCCCACAACAATGCCATTGAATAAGAGAGGACCTCCAGAGTCACCCTATTAAACCAAAAGACAGCAGAAATGAGACAGGTCATGTAGTAGACATCGTCTTTACGCTGGTTCgttttaaagtgctttataaaGCAGCGAACTTACATCACAGGTGTCCTTTCGTCTTTCTGCAGCACAGAGCATGTTGTCTGTGAACTTTGTTCCATAGTAGTCACCGCGGCCACAGAGCCATCGCTGCATGACTTTTATACTGAGCTCTTGCAGTTTGTCCGGTCTTCCTCCCAGGTTGTTCAATGAACCCCACCCAGCCGTTTCCACGAAATCGGACTCCTTGGGATCAGACGAACTGTCACGCTGGAACGCCACTGGATTCACTCCATCGCTCTCAGTGATCGGCTTATCCAGCTGTCAAAGACAACAGGACATCATTTTGCCGAtgaaaactgttttcttttatacacacatgcacagatttCAGTGATTTTCGTCTGCATGATTGGATCAGAGCATTTACCTTGAGCAGGGCAATATCATTGTCATAGTTGCTCAAACTGAAACCAGGATGGTTGTAGACTGCAGTGGCTTCAAAGGTTTGTTTAGTGTCCTCCGCATCAGACAGTGAGTGAGCACCCAACACGACTTTAAAACCAGATACCCTACTGCAAAAAACAGGacatttatcattttgcatAGATATgcatagatattttttttttcctgatacaAGTGCTTAAAACAAACCAcaaccacaaaaataaataaataaaaagctgtcactggggctgtgcattttttaaaagacacatttataCCTTATCGACTAAAGGGTGCATATTTGCGCACCTCAGTTGCACATTTTGAAACCTCTGAAAAGAGACTCCAATGACTTTGTATCTTTTTTCTGAGATTGTAGAAactgaaattgtgaaatatttgcaGCCGAGATCGTCAATCAACTTTGCATTGCAATGTCATCAGACAGATGGCTATTGTTGATATGTTCCATACCTGTCCTGAAAGCAGTGCGCTGCACTCATAACCCACTGACTGGAGATCAGAAAGCCACCGCACTCATGCTTTCCACTCCACTGAAGTGAAGCCATGTACGGACGAGAATGTGCAAGAGCCTCCTTTCCTCCCGTGATGCATTCAGCTGCACATTACACAATAATGTGGAATTAAACCCCATAGCgtgagaaaaatattattaatcagAGAAAATATAACTGTTCAGTGTTTAAATGTAGAAATGCATGTAATGCATAAATAGATTCAAGTACTGATAATGAATGTTACTCACCAGTCTGAGATGCTGCATAAAGCAGAAAAGTGGCAAATATCAGTCTGTTCATAGTGAAGGATCGTTCTCTGTAGACTGAAGACCACTCAGTCTGGGCTGAGCTTTATATAATGCCCaaacgagagagaaagacagagggtgtgtgtgggtgttgtTCTCTTTGCCTGCTTTTCCCAACCCCACACCGCAAGATAGAAAACAGGAATAAGCCGTAAATCTTCCTTGCCTTCTTATCTTTTCCTTTACATCTACTCTCTATATCTGTTTTACTTTTCCTTTCCTCTCAATGTTTCTTTTCCTGTAATCACGTCTATAAGTAAAGACAGAACAATACGTGTTTGTACAgagtgaaaatgaaagaaaattgtGAATAATGACTTTCATGTGTATTTGGATTACCAACATCTGCCATGCCTGTATAGAAGTGAGAACTGCCATCATTCTTCAGCCCTATTCTacacatgtttttcttttccagaTCACTGAGATGTACCTGCTGATGCTATCACAGTAATGTAAGTCTCCTGGAACCTTCATGCTCACTTCCAGCCTCAGTTTTCACATCTGCCAAGAAGAAACTTTCAGTGAATAGttcttaaaataacttgttttccCTGATAACTACTTTATTCCAAGGCCGCAACCATGTCTTGAACATTGGggagactatatatatatatatatatatatatatatatatatatatatatatatatatatatatatatatatatatatatatatatatatataggactgGCATTTTATCGATAATGGTCATTAGATGATATTTCGCTatgtgtgttattgtgctgATATCTTGACTGCCATGGACAGCTGACTCTTAAAGTTTGTGatattcttcatattctgtTTACTGGTCGGTTCACGCTGATAGAAATGAATCTTTTTTACACTTTACGGGCATTTTAACCTTTATAAAGCCAAGAAGTGTCCACTGTCTTTTGAATAATGATATTTGAAAttgtttaaacaataaaagataCTCTTAATGTGAAATTAAAGTGCCAGTAGGCGGCAGTAAGTCACTATAAATAAGTGAGTTATTGCGATTGAATTGAATCATTTAATGggatgattcattcaggaacaaaacaaggTCCTGTTGCTCAGAGACGCAAAATAATTCGgtgtttggattttgttgttgaaacagagcaaaaacaggaaatattgTGTCTAAATTGTACTGTTGTAAAAAGTTTACATGAAGtggtgtaaatacattttttgaatccATATCTTgaatttgtgatcaaataaaacgTGCACATATAATCTTTATCTCTTTCAAAAAGTCGAGTATTTGCTTCACTAAATATAACTCTTGGCCATGTACCATTTCTATCATAAAACAGTTCTGCAGCTCCTATCTTACCTCGCTCTCAATAAACTGGCACGTTGCGCTCAGCCTCCGTGAAGTGTAAACCCCGCctactttgatttgattggctaGCATTTGATTAGCTTGCGAGTACTACGCGACGCATGCGCACGGTTTTCTCTGCACgcacacgcattgttcactTGCATGCGTtgcagaaatgtaatttcatgaaGTTATGAGAATACTTTCTAcgtgcaaagacaaaaaaaaaagagttgtcACCAGCTGTTTACACAACAGTGtacttattacatttctttaccTTGTATGTGCTAGTTTCATTGTTGTCTGGGAAGGTCGGAAACGGTTTCGGGCATGTTACcttaaaaaagtcatttgttatAGTTACTATAGTTACTAGTTATTGCGTTACAgcactataaaaataactatttcgttactttaaaaaaatagtgatATTAAAGCTAGCACTAATTCTACTACTAATTAGCATacaaaatagcatattttcttagcatagatgctatttacattaAGTGCAAATTGCAATGAATTCTTTTTACACTAggtgaaaatagcagcattatttaagtgcaaatagcctTTTCTGCTCTACTACGTTTTGCAAGTGGCAAtaatctgcacctcagtattgaagtaaattattaaacagaatgcaaggtattgagtgtaaatgttcattttaattcaaatgaaattaaatagatGTCACGGTTGACAGCCTTATTGGcacaataaagccctccctacacctaccctaacTCTACCCAACACTTTCTTTTCCACTTAGTTCCTCATTGAAAAGAAATGCTTTTCTgaagtgattttaaaatttaaaaatttagaaaaattcGAACCGCGTCGATCGCGTCAAAATATAACCACTATACCATTACATTAAACAATCGTGTTTTTGTAATGATGACTTTCCCAATCACACTTTGGTGGGGGAGGTTGCGGTGGTTAAGTGTAAATAGACACTCGTCTCAATTTCAGGCGAAATACAcaacatttaagtaaaaaaaaaaagaattgtattAATGTACTGTAATCAATCAAGTGTTAAAAGTATGGTGATTCACCTGTTGTGTCTTGCCTTAATTCAAAGGAATGCTAACCAAAACATTAATGGGATGAAGGAGTTTGTTGTGTCAAATCTGCGCATTAAAGGATTAACGAGCTGCTGGATTCATAAATATGCTATTAATTTGCTAAAATCAATAAAGGGTTGATCATGTATTAGCGCCAGCCAATGGGATTACATTACACTGTGCATCCATTCagatgaacaaaaataattaattagccTGTAATAAATTCCAGTAAAGCCCATTTTTATTGTCGTTACTGAAAAATATAACACTGTTATTCCCAtcatcataaaaatatcttactttgtgTCCTGAAGATAAACGGTCTTATGGGTTGATGGAAAATAATGGTGAGTTTTCAtattgaactatccctttaaacaatgctataatacaatttagtataatataaccattcagattttttatttctgtagcaCAACTCTATACACACTAGTCTAACAATCATCTGGTGTATCTGAGGATGCTGAGCTAAACAGTACAGAGCTCACACGCTCCTTATTTATATCAATTACAGCATTATTTAGTTGCTATATATGGTCATATTTGtagatttgatttaaaacctttaatatATGTAGGCTACAATTCTGCTTTCCAATTGCTTTTGGTAAAATATGGTATCGCTCCTtggtaataaattaatagatttttttataaatcccATTGAACAAATATGTGTGGTAACTGAATATACTGTAATGTATAGCGTAATGACCATGCACACACTTTGTCCGCTACATACAATTGCACAAATAATTGTAGGCCTTCATAGTATACACTAGTCACATTCCCTGATCTATAGTAAGGAGCAGCGTAATCTAAACAAACCCCACTGAGAGTTAATATCACTGATTTTTGATGCACATTTATCAGAGTTCAAGGGGAGAGACAAAGCAATGTAGCCCAATGCTGTGCGCTTTCATATAATGTCCGCAAGAGGGCAGGAGAGATTTATTATATAGCTGTCGCATGTTTAGCTCCGGATACAGAAGCGTTGTCAGGACCCCCTAAAATATATATCCATGCTTAACACTTTTAACACTTTTGCTGGCAGCAGAGCGGTGTATTTAAGCATAAATGTACATGTGctaaaaaaatagagaaataaaGGAACCCACGAAAGACAAAAAACAGCAAGTGGGCCTAAGCTGCACGTTTTTGTCTCCATTGTGAGAAGAAGTGACTTGACCCCTTTTTTCTGTGGTCAGAGGTCAGGCTGTATTCTGTGGCCTGCATGCGAGTGACAGACAGGAGGAAGTATCTCCTTGACCTGAGGAAGAGAGAAGCTTTAGTTCAGCCAGTTGATGATACAAACGCCATTTCCtctattaacctttttttttttttttttttttttttttagaaatgtttattttacttcatcGCCACAATTTGTGCCGTTCAtcttattaatgttttgattaGTTTTCATAAGGCAAGACACAACAGGCGAATCGCCATACTTTTAACACTTGATTAATCACAGTATGTTAAgacaataacttttttatttaaatgttgtgttaaaatatgcaaacgagtcattattattttattaattgtgcacacatttgcatgcatttctagAACAGAAAACAGAGCATTGGATAAGGCCaggtttaaaattatttttcgtTTTGTAGACAATTTGTAATTTCTTACAGTGGTGTTTTGGATGTCCCTTTTGTCTCTcgattaatcaaaatgtaataaaaatgtcaaagtttGCACTGACATACGTTAATAAACCATTAAATGTATGTTAGGTATACTCCTTTGCAAAGACCTTTAGTGTATAGAAACAGTGCATGAAAAAACACCTTTtgagaaaactgaaaattattgtaaattataattaaaatgtgcaaatgcatatacatgcaagaaaataaacagttttttgacttttttgtcttaaaaaaagcTAATCCTAAAACTGACAGgcatttcctgaaaaaaaacaatggttttGCATATATTTGCCATACTGTTGTTTTCAATTAACGGCAGTTTTATACTTAAACGGATTCAGAAATTCAGCAGATGTTGAGTGATAGGGTCATAAAATTGTATATGCCTCTGTTCCTGCTcgtgtttaaatgtttgcatgtgtgtatggTATATggtttcttcttcctttttttgtccCTAGAGACCACTCTcatcttttaacacttttaatgGATAGGAAATAGGTTCTCTGTCCCACCTCCTCTAAACACATCTCCATCGATGTCCACTTCACTGcctatattttcatatttaaatacattctcTCATTTACTTCCTTTtacgtttctctctctctgaaagtTTTCATCTTCACAGACTAAGACGGTAATATTGCATTTTTCGAGCATGAAAACGAGCACCTCGGGTGACCCGTCAGTGGTTCGGTCACAGAGGGGTCAGGCAATAAGGTCATGACCGTTTGTCAACACGGCTAATCTGAGACTACATTCTGTTAGTCAGGGTATAATCCAGCAGATTATCAAGAACTAGAGGAAACGCAGACGATATTTACCCAACCACCCAAGCCTTCAAATTGTCATGTTGAGAGTCCTTGATGCATCTGCTGATCTTCTGAGATCCCCATGGGAGACAATATTCTTTGGACGAGGAGTGGGAGGTGGGATTAGAGAAGCCATTTCTCAAAACATGGGAAACCGCCACTGAATGACGTCTTCCTCTGCTACACTCCTTAGTATGCAGTGCTCTCCAAGCctatatacaaacaaatgccTACGCATTAGAACCCACTAACAGGCATCGAAGGATTAGCGTTGCTAGTTTGGTGATATCCATTGAACTGACGTCTGTCCCTTCACTGCAAAGAGAAATCCAATTGTCTTTGGATGAGAATGTGTGCATagttaaaagtataaaatctgCATAGAAGAGacatttctttgtttaattatatattgtataccatgtgattttatttgatttaaaactgctttgaaGCGACAGAAGAGGTTTAACGAATGCTGTTAACTGTTAATATCAACTGGCAAACCTTGGAAACAGATCAGGATGACTGCAATGATCAACTCCAAACAAACG
Protein-coding sequences here:
- the cfd gene encoding complement factor D isoform X1, coding for MNRLIFATFLLYAASQTAECITGGKEALAHSRPYMASLQWSGKHECGGFLISSQWVMSAAHCFQDSRVSGFKVVLGAHSLSDAEDTKQTFEATAVYNHPGFSLSNYDNDIALLKLDKPITESDGVNPVAFQRDSSSDPKESDFVETAGWGSLNNLGGRPDKLQELSIKVMQRWLCGRGDYYGTKFTDNMLCAAERRKDTCDGDSGGPLLFNGIVVGITSNGGKKCGSTKKPGLYTIISHYTEWIDSTMTQ
- the cfd gene encoding complement factor D isoform X2, producing MNRLIFATFLLYAASQTAECITGGKEALAHSRPYMASLQWSGKHECGGFLISSQWVMSAAHCFQDRVSGFKVVLGAHSLSDAEDTKQTFEATAVYNHPGFSLSNYDNDIALLKLDKPITESDGVNPVAFQRDSSSDPKESDFVETAGWGSLNNLGGRPDKLQELSIKVMQRWLCGRGDYYGTKFTDNMLCAAERRKDTCDGDSGGPLLFNGIVVGITSNGGKKCGSTKKPGLYTIISHYTEWIDSTMTQ